A genomic window from Sphingobacterium sp. BN32 includes:
- a CDS encoding efflux RND transporter permease subunit: MISEVFIKRPVTAMVISILITIIGAISITTLPISQYPNIAPPTVSVMANYTGADAQTVEKTVTTPIESQINGTPGMIYMSSNSTSDGGSRITVTFEVGTDIDIATLDVQNRVSIAEPVLPEAVRRLGVTTRKVNTDILMMISLTSPDGSRDANFLANYVNLYLKDALLRVKGVGDVQAFGQPFAMRVWLDANKLTNLGLTPSDVSTAIAEQNSRMAGGSVGARPQENAQVFEYPIVLDSDLEEVEDFENIVVKTNTDGSIVLLKDVSRVELGQFNYGITTKVNGETTSGMMISQTPGGNAVETADGIYKALEELKKSFPKGVDYVVAYETVSVVNASISSVIHTLIEALILVTLVVFFFLQSWRATLIPLLAIPVSIVGTFIFFTLFGFSVNNLTMLAFVLAIGIVVDDAIVVVEAVQHYIDHYKMDAKEATRRAMQDITAPVIAIALILAAVFVPVGFIPGMVGQLYQQFAITIAVSVMLSAFIALSLTPALCSIMLKPTAIHKDSKGLNKFFYKFNIWFDKVTYRYSKGVKKAIKAAPLALILLLCIFVGTGLMFTNKKTGFIPAEDAGIFFMGVNLPEGASSARTEAVLQELSDDLRKTFPEIQYVTAINGMNLLNRSAKPNGASLFVSLYPWEQREKTVTDITGAIMGKYRGYTKASVIAATPPPIPGLGSSGGFTMEIQDRQTVDIKQFEGMIGRFLMAANQRPEIGMAYTLFNSNSPNYKLNVDREMAKRMGVPLTNIYSTISAYMGSSYVNDFTKYGRNFRVVTQADTSYRMQIEDLNKLYVKNVKGQPVPLTNLVRYDLITNPSIVNHFNIFRSIQISGEAAPGYSSGDAIAALEEVAAQTLTDGYSYEFSGISLQEKQSGSKTIQIFALCILFVFLLLASLYESWSVPFSILLSVPLGVFGAILALTLLPQLDNNIFAQIGLVTIIGLAAKNAILIVEFAKERVDIGMNLLDATLDAVKLRLRPIIMTSLAFILGIIPLMLSTGAGAVSRQTIGWTVFGGMTAATFLAIFFVPVLFVVITRLAYGKKKLAELEANFDEEKKKNLSAH; this comes from the coding sequence ATGATTTCAGAAGTATTTATAAAGAGACCGGTAACCGCGATGGTTATCTCCATATTGATCACGATCATTGGAGCTATTTCCATCACGACCTTACCTATCAGTCAGTATCCCAATATTGCGCCGCCTACGGTATCCGTAATGGCGAACTATACCGGTGCTGATGCACAGACAGTAGAAAAGACAGTAACAACCCCGATTGAGAGCCAGATCAACGGTACGCCGGGGATGATTTATATGAGTTCGAACAGTACCTCTGACGGTGGTTCTCGTATTACGGTAACCTTCGAAGTAGGTACAGATATCGATATCGCAACGCTCGACGTTCAAAACCGTGTAAGTATTGCTGAACCCGTATTGCCAGAGGCCGTACGTCGTTTAGGGGTAACCACACGTAAAGTGAACACGGATATCTTGATGATGATATCACTAACCTCACCTGACGGATCACGCGATGCGAACTTCTTGGCAAACTATGTCAACCTGTATCTGAAAGACGCCTTATTGCGTGTTAAGGGTGTGGGTGATGTGCAAGCCTTCGGACAGCCGTTCGCTATGCGTGTATGGTTAGATGCCAACAAACTAACGAACTTAGGACTTACCCCATCTGATGTGAGTACAGCAATTGCTGAGCAAAACTCACGTATGGCAGGGGGTAGCGTTGGTGCTCGTCCGCAAGAGAATGCACAAGTATTCGAATACCCGATTGTACTTGACTCCGATTTAGAAGAAGTTGAAGATTTTGAAAATATTGTCGTAAAAACAAACACAGACGGTTCCATCGTTTTATTAAAAGATGTTTCACGAGTAGAGCTAGGACAATTTAACTACGGTATCACGACGAAAGTAAACGGTGAGACAACATCCGGAATGATGATCTCGCAAACACCGGGAGGAAACGCCGTTGAGACTGCAGATGGTATTTACAAGGCTTTAGAGGAATTGAAAAAGTCCTTCCCTAAGGGCGTAGACTATGTGGTCGCTTATGAAACAGTTTCTGTTGTTAATGCATCCATCAGCTCGGTAATCCATACTTTGATCGAAGCATTGATCTTAGTAACCTTAGTTGTATTCTTCTTCCTTCAAAGCTGGAGAGCAACCCTGATTCCATTGCTAGCGATTCCAGTGTCCATTGTCGGTACCTTCATCTTCTTCACGCTATTCGGATTCTCGGTAAACAACTTAACGATGCTTGCCTTTGTCCTCGCGATCGGTATTGTGGTGGATGATGCTATCGTTGTGGTGGAAGCCGTGCAGCACTATATCGACCATTATAAGATGGACGCCAAAGAAGCTACGCGAAGAGCCATGCAAGATATTACGGCGCCGGTTATTGCCATCGCCCTTATCTTGGCGGCGGTATTCGTGCCGGTAGGCTTTATCCCTGGTATGGTGGGGCAGCTGTATCAACAGTTTGCTATTACGATTGCGGTATCCGTAATGTTATCGGCATTTATCGCGCTTTCATTGACACCAGCATTATGTTCCATCATGTTGAAGCCTACAGCAATCCACAAAGATTCAAAAGGCCTAAACAAGTTCTTCTACAAGTTCAACATATGGTTCGATAAAGTAACTTACCGCTACTCAAAAGGCGTTAAGAAAGCGATCAAAGCGGCTCCATTAGCGTTAATTCTCTTGCTTTGTATTTTTGTAGGAACAGGACTAATGTTCACCAATAAGAAAACAGGCTTTATTCCTGCCGAAGACGCTGGTATCTTCTTTATGGGGGTCAACCTTCCAGAGGGGGCATCAAGTGCGCGTACAGAGGCTGTATTACAGGAATTATCGGATGATTTGAGAAAGACCTTCCCAGAAATACAATATGTGACGGCAATTAACGGTATGAACTTATTGAACAGATCGGCAAAACCTAACGGTGCCAGTTTATTTGTTTCACTTTATCCATGGGAACAGCGAGAGAAAACAGTAACAGATATTACCGGAGCCATCATGGGCAAATACCGTGGATATACGAAAGCATCTGTTATTGCTGCAACGCCTCCTCCAATTCCAGGTCTTGGATCATCGGGTGGTTTCACCATGGAAATCCAGGATAGACAAACGGTGGATATCAAGCAGTTTGAAGGGATGATCGGCAGATTCTTAATGGCGGCAAATCAACGTCCAGAAATCGGAATGGCCTATACCCTATTTAATAGTAATTCACCGAACTACAAACTGAATGTAGATCGTGAAATGGCGAAAAGAATGGGTGTACCATTGACCAATATCTACAGTACTATTTCCGCCTATATGGGTAGTAGTTACGTAAATGACTTTACAAAATATGGCCGTAACTTCCGCGTAGTAACGCAGGCAGATACCAGCTACAGAATGCAAATTGAGGATTTAAACAAATTATACGTCAAGAACGTAAAAGGACAACCTGTCCCATTGACGAATTTAGTGCGTTATGATTTGATTACAAATCCTTCCATTGTGAACCACTTTAACATCTTCCGTTCGATCCAGATATCTGGGGAGGCGGCTCCAGGATACTCTTCAGGGGATGCTATCGCAGCACTAGAAGAAGTGGCAGCACAAACCTTGACGGATGGATATTCATACGAGTTCTCGGGAATTTCTTTACAGGAGAAACAATCGGGTAGTAAGACCATACAGATCTTTGCGCTCTGTATTTTATTCGTATTCTTGCTGTTAGCATCGCTATACGAAAGTTGGTCTGTACCATTCTCTATCCTATTATCTGTTCCTCTTGGTGTATTCGGAGCAATCCTTGCCCTGACTTTATTACCGCAGCTGGATAACAACATCTTTGCGCAAATTGGTTTAGTAACCATCATTGGTCTTGCTGCGAAAAACGCGATCCTGATCGTGGAATTTGCAAAAGAAC